TGGAAGGACGTGTAGCCTGCGTCGCGGAGCTTGTCTGCCGTTGCCGGACCCACACCCGGGAGTTCTTCGAGGTCTGCGTCTACCATACACGCTACTGGCGCGGGAAGGGGTATAAACCCTCGTTAACAGGAGAGTGAAAGTGAAAACGCGGATAGGGAACCCGTTCGTCGAGGGGTCGACGCGAGGATTCAAACGAGAAGAACAGATTCGCCACTGGACAGCGACGTGCCACAGCGATCAGCGAGGGCGGCGCGATTCGCGCGCGGGCGGCGCCCACGCGGAGTGGAGACCGACGACGGGAGAGAATGGGCCGAAGTGGCGGGAAGAGTGCCCTCGAAAGCCGCCTACTTCTGCGTGATCTTGAGGGACCCCCAGAGAAGGAAAATGACGGGGGCGAGAAAGCCCTCGACGAACCCGGGGAGGACGAACGACCGGGTGCCGAGAAAGTCGGCGATGGCAGAAGTGAGGAGAGCGAGTCCGGCACCGACGAGAAGGAGCGACAGGCAGTTCTCAGCGAGGGAATTGGCTTCGGGGAAGACGTCGAGCGACATCGCTCACTCCCAAGGGTGGCGACCCTCCCGCTCGGGCCAGTAGGGGTACCAGTACTCCTTGTCGGGTTCGATGCCGAGTTCCGTCCCGAACTGACTCTCGAGCTTGAACTCGACGCCGCTGTCGCGCTCGCTCGTGCCGTTCGGCACGAACGGGTAGTACGCGCCGCGGCGGAACGAGTACACCCAGTACGCGTGCTCGGGTTCGGTGCCGTCCCCATCGACGTTCTCGAACGCGAACAGCGCGGCGAGCAGTCGCGACCCGTAGTCGCGCTCGACGAGCGTGTCCGCGGCGAAGTGCACGCTCGTCACGAGGTCCTCGGGGTCAGTGTCGTCGTGGAGGACGACCCAGTTGTAGCCGTGGCTGTCCTCGTGGAAGTCCGCCTCGGTGCCGGTCTCCTCGCCGCCGGCGTCGAGGATCGCCTTCACCTCGTCGACGGTGTCGGCGAAGTCCGTGCTGTCGACGTCCGCGAAACAGAGCGCGGCGTCGCCCGTGGACTCCCATCCGAGTTCCGCGCCCATCGTGATGTACGCCGTACTCATCCCGAAGAGGTCCTCCGGGTCGGCGCCCCGCGAGGCGTCCGCCTCGGCGCGCGACCCCAGCACCGCACGTAGCGAATCCAGCAAGCCCATGCTCGAACGTGGCACCCCAGGCATCTTTGCCCTGACGGACGCCGGCGGTGGCGTCGGTCGGAACGCGATGACCGCGATCGAGCGTCCGATGCTATCGTTCTTTAAGTCAGTCTGGTCTCAATGGGTCATAGTGAGGCAGTGGACGCCGGCCCGCGGCGTCCTTCTCCGCGCAACCATTCGTCTTCGAGCAGCCGCTTCGTCGCCGAGCAACTACTTCGTCGACGGGCGACGACGCGACGGTCGCGCTCGGGCAGGGTCCCCGGTCGACCTTTAAGTCAGTCTGGTCTCAATGGGTCATAGTGAGGCAGTCGGCGCCGCCCGGCGGCGTCGTTCGTTCTCCGATGGACTCGTCCGCCAGCGTCGGGTTCGCTCGTCGCTCCGGACCGAGAGGCGCGTCGAGAGACCCCCCGAGGACGCAGGTGCGTGGTTCCAGAAGCGTTGACTTTTCATACTGGAACGCCGTTACCGATACTAATGGCAGCGAGTGCGATAGATGCGATCAGGCAGCCCGAGTACACGGGCGAGAATCGGTGCATGGCGTGCACGGCGGTCAACGGCGTGCTCGCGGTTGCGTTCGCGGGCGCCGTGGGCGCCGGGGCGGCCGCCGCGAGCGCAGAACCGTTCGTCGCCGCCGGAGCAGCGGGCGCCGTCCTCGCGCTCTCCACGGCGAGCATCTGGCTCCGGGGCTACCTCGTCCCCGGCACGCCCGAACTCACCAAGCGGTACATGCCCGAGTGGCTGCTCGCGTGGTTCGGGAAAGCGCCCGCAGACGCGAGCGGCCTCGACGGCGCGAGCGACGCCGTCGACCCGAGCGAGGTCGAGGTCGACCCCGAGCGCGTCCTCCTCGACGCCGGCGCCGTCGAACCCTGCGAGGACGTCGACGACCTCTGCCTGAGCGACGCGTTCGCCGACGCCTGGCAGACCGAGATGGACGCCATCGACGACATCCAGGTCGAGGACGCACTCGCCACGTTCGGGTTCGACGACAGCGACTACGAGCTGAGCCGGCGCGACGACGCCGTCCTCCTGAACCGCGGCCCGCACCGCATCGGCCAGTGGCCGAGCGAAGCCGCACTCGTCGCCGACGTCGCCGGTGCGCGCGCACTCGCCGACCGCTATCCGGACTGGGCGGACATGCAGCCCGTCGCCAAGGGTCGCGTCCTCAACGGTCTCCGCGTCTTCCTCGAGACGTGCCCGGACGGCTCCGCCGCCGAGTTCCGCGAGGACACCGTCGAATCCTGCTGCTCGAGCTACGACGTCGTCACCGTCGAATGCGCGGGCAGCGGCGAACGCCTCTTCGAGCAGCGCGTCGACGACCTCCCCGCCTGAGACCGAGGACCGGTTCCGACCCCGAGGACGGACCGTTCCCGGGCTTGAAAAGTAGGAGCGCTTTTCACGAGGTAGACCGCAGTGATCGTATGCTCGATTACGTCGGACTGGAGGCGGACCTCGGCGAGGAGGAACGCCTCATCCGGAACACGGCACGTGACTTCGTCGAGGACCAAGTGCAGCCCGACATCGCCGACCACTGGGAGGCGGGGACGTTCCCGATGGACGTCATCGGCGAGATGGGCGATCTCGGCTTCTACGCACCGAACCTCGACGGGTACGACCTGCCGAACGTCAGCGAGAAAGCGTACGGGCTCCTCATGCAGGAACTCGAGGCCTGTGACTCCGGCATCCGGTCGATGGCGAGCGTCCAGGGCGCACTCGTCATGTACCCGATCTTCGCGTTCGGGAGCGAGGCCCAGAAGGACGCGTGGCTCCCGAAGCTCGGTCACGGCGAGGCCGTCGGCTGCTTCGGCCTCACGGAGCCGAACCACGGCTCGAATCCCTCCGCGATGGAGACCCACGCCGAAGCCGACGGCGACGGGTACGTCCTGAACGGCTCGAAGACGTGGATCACGAACTCCCCGATCGCGGACGTCGCGGTCGTCTGGGCGAAGGACCGCACCGACGACGACACCCCCGTGCGTGGGTTCCTCGTGGAGACCGACAAGGCGGGTGTGACGACGAACAAGATCGAGGACAAGCTCTCGCTCCGCGCGTCGGTCACGGGCGAGATCGCGCTCGACGACGTGCACGTGGACGCGGACGACGTCCTCCCCGGCGTCCGCGGCATGAAGGGCCCGCTGGCGTGCCTCACGCAGGCTCGCTACGGGATCGCGTGGGGCGCGGTCGGCGCGGCGATGGACTGCTTCCAGACCGCCCTGGAGTACTCGACGGACCGCGAGCAGTTCGGACAGCCCATCGGCGGGTTCCAGCTCCAGCAGCGCAAGCTCGCAGAGATGGCGACCCAGATCACGACCGCGCAGTTGCTCGCGCACCGCCTCGCGGACCTCAAGGAACGCGGCGACCTCCGCCCCCAGCACGTGTCGATGGCGAAGCGCAACAACGTCCGGATGGCTCGCGAGACCGCGAAGACGGCCCGCGAGATGCTCGGCGGGAACGGCATCACGGGCGACTACTCGCCGATGCGGCACATGGCGAACATCGAGACCGTGTACACGTACGAGGGCACGCACGACATCCACACTCTCATCCTCGGCGAGGACCTCACCGGAATCGCGGCGTTCGAGTAGCGTCGCAGGCGCTGCGGGAACGTTTGTATCGTCTCGGCTATCGGGTGTGGTCGTTGGCGTCGGGTGAACCGTGGTTGCTGGCGGTGTCGACCGGAAGCCGGAAGGACGGAAGCGGGAAGGGCGGCAGGGGGGTGCTAGTCGAGGTACTGCTTGGCGAGGAGGCCGGCGAGCGACAGGACGCCGACGGTCATGAGGCCGTAGTAGACGGCGTCGCCGGCGGTCGGGACGAGGAAGTAGGCGGCGCTCCCGAGGAGGGCCGCGACGACGACGAGCGCGAGGACTGCACCGTCGATGCTGCCGCCGAAGTCGATTGTCGTTGTCATAACTGTAAGTTGAGACGTCAGTTACTTAGTTGCAATGGACGCACCCGGTGCAGGCGTACCCGGTGCCGCCGCACATCGCCATGATGCAGAGTGCACAGCCGGGTCCGACGGCGGAGCAGGACGCCATGCAGGCGCCACAGCCGCCGGTCGCCATGAGGCACCGCCAGCACCAGTCCGGGCCGCACTTGCCGTTGTGGTTGGCGATGGAGATGCCGTCGTCGTCGCTGTCTGACGTGGTCGAGTACGAGAAGGCGTCGACGTCGGATTCGGTGTAGATGCTGCCGCCCGAGACCTCG
The Halorubellus sp. JP-L1 DNA segment above includes these coding regions:
- a CDS encoding acyl-CoA dehydrogenase family protein produces the protein MLDYVGLEADLGEEERLIRNTARDFVEDQVQPDIADHWEAGTFPMDVIGEMGDLGFYAPNLDGYDLPNVSEKAYGLLMQELEACDSGIRSMASVQGALVMYPIFAFGSEAQKDAWLPKLGHGEAVGCFGLTEPNHGSNPSAMETHAEADGDGYVLNGSKTWITNSPIADVAVVWAKDRTDDDTPVRGFLVETDKAGVTTNKIEDKLSLRASVTGEIALDDVHVDADDVLPGVRGMKGPLACLTQARYGIAWGAVGAAMDCFQTALEYSTDREQFGQPIGGFQLQQRKLAEMATQITTAQLLAHRLADLKERGDLRPQHVSMAKRNNVRMARETAKTAREMLGGNGITGDYSPMRHMANIETVYTYEGTHDIHTLILGEDLTGIAAFE